The Nisaea sp. DNA segment CCGAGACCGGTCCCGCCGAACTGGCGGGTGGTCGAGATATCGGCCTGGGTGAAAGGCTTGAAGATCTTTTCCAGTTGCTCGGCAGTCATGCCGATGCCGGAATCCTCGACCTCGAAATGCAGGTCAACGCGACCCTCACCTATCTCGTGCGGATAAACAGTGAGTTTGACCAACCCCGCCTTCGTGAATTTGACGGCGTTGCTGCACAGGTTTGTCAGGATTTGGCCGACCCGCAGCGGATCGCCAAACAGATCGACCGGCATATCCGGGTCAATCGCGATCTCGAAGGAAAGGCCTTTCTCGTCTGCCCGGTCTTTCGCAAGACCGCCGACCTGCTCGATTAACTCTTTCAGATCGAAATCAGTCGCCTCGATCTCAAGTTGGCCAGCTTCGATCTTCGAGAAATCGAGCACATCGTTGATGATTCCCATCAGGATCTGCGAAGAGGAAACGATCTTTCCGACGAAGTCTGACTGGTTTTCGTCAAGCCGGGTCCGCTGCAGCAACCGGCTGAGACCGATGATACCGTTGAGCGGTGTGCGGATTTCATGGCTCATATTGGCCAGAAAGCCGGATTTTGCCTGGTTGGCGGCCTCGGCTTCTGCCTGGCGCTGTTTCAGCTCGGTGATATCGACCCTGAAGGATAGAAACCCTCCATCCGGCGTTCGGGCGTCCTGGATCCGGATCCAGCGCCCGTCCGGCAGAGCCTGCTCGAATGCCGGCCCAGGCTCTCTGAACTGCCGCATGCGTGTGGCAACCCATTCGTCCTCCCGCCCGACGGCTTCGCTTATGTCTCCAGCATTAGCCGCAACGCGGATGATGTCCTCGTAAAGAGCCCCCGGGATCATGACCCTTCCAACGCTGGGATAGAGCTCCCTGAAGCGTTCGTTACAAATAACCATCCGCATGTCGCGGTTGTAGAGTACGAAAGCGCCGTTCATAGCGTCGAGCGCGATACGCAACTGCCCTTCAGCTTCGGTTGCCTTCACCTTGGCCTCGACCAGGCCCTTTTCCTGCGCCGCGAGAGTTTCAAGATCCCGGCGACGGCGCTCCTGAAAAAGTCCGATCCCGAAGAGCGGAATCACAATCGCCGTTCCGATCAGGCCAACTGGAATCCAGACCTTCCAGTAGATCGATTCCGGAACAATCCAGCCGCCTATCGGGCGCCCCGCCAGATACCAGCTGCCGACTGGCAAATTAACTTGTTGCAGGACAGGCATGTCTTCGAAGACTGCTTCGCTGCCGAGGAACACATCGCCGCTCAGTCCAGCCCCGTCACGGCCACGGATCGCGAATTCAAAGCCCAATGAGTCCGGGTCCACCCCGGCGGCGGCGAAAAGTTTTTCTGCGTCGATCACGGCCGAGACCAGACCCCAGAAAAACTCGGTGCCGTCCTCTTCTTTGGCAAAGACCGGGTATCGCCCGATAATCCCGATGCCGCCCTGCATAAGTGTCAGCGGCCCGGCGAGTACCAGGTCTCCATTATCGCGGGCGGTAAGTGCAGCAGCGCGCTGTTTCTCGTTCTTTCGATAATCGAGCCCGATCGCGGCTTCATTACCTTCGAGAGGATAAATATACCGCAGCACGAGATCCGGCGCGGCGCCGATATTCCGGAGTTGCAGCCGATTTGTGAACAGGCGCTCGGCGATACTGTTGAACCGCTTCTGAGACAGATCGGGGTCCGTGGAGATAACAGCGGCGAGACCGCCTACAAGTCTCAGATTCGCACCGATCTCACCTTCAAGGCGAGTCCGGAGCAGATTGAGTTCGTCAGAAACATGGCTCCGCGTTTCGGCGAAATATTTTTCCCGAGCTTCTTCCACGAGAAGAAACCCAACCCCAATCGCCGCGACAATCGCCATGACGGCCGGGGCCATTGAAATAAATCGACCTCGCATACGCTCTTCCTGACCCAGGGCCGCCTGCGGCCCCTATACCAAACACCATATCCTGTGAAACATGGCCGAGTGCCGTTACGATTCTCTTAAGAGCCTACGGCGGGGTCTTAATCAGATCACAAGTCCGTTGCGCTGCACCCCGGCTCGCGACAATCAGACAGCATTCTTCATTCGGCCAAGCCGCGTCGGGTGCAGAACTCCGTTATTTGCCGAAATTTCAATAATTTGACGCTTCAGCACCCGATTCAATTGGGTTAGCCTGTTTACGGGCGGGCTCAAGCGTTCGGTGGCGGGAGGAAATCGCATGCGCGATAAGTTGCACACCTTGAAGCAAGAACTTGTCGACGGCGTGATCGCACTCGCAGAAGAGCGGATCGCCAAAGACAAGCAGGCCGAGGCCAAAAGCTTCATCAGGCAGTTCTACGAAAATGTCGCGCCTCAGGACATTTTATCCGAAGAACCGGAAGACCTGTTCGGCAGTGCGTTGTCGATCTGGGCTTTCGGCAAGGTGCGTACGCCAGGCACCGCCAAGATCCGGGCCTACAATCCAAAGTTCGAATCCACCGGATGGCAATCACCTCACACAGTGATCGAAATCGTCAATGACGATATGCCGTTCCTGGTGGACTCGGTCACCACTGCGTTGATGTCGCTGGATCTCACCGTTCATCTTGTCATTCACCCGATCCTGAAAATCGAACGGTCATCCGCCAGCAAGGTTCAAAACCTTCTGGATCGTGACAATGTCAGCGACTGCATGATCCGGGAATCCTTCATGCAGCTGCGCATCTCCGAGCAGAGCTCGGCAGAGGTCCTGTCCAATATCGAGGCCGAGCTACACTCTGTGCTTGATGATGTGAGGGCTTCCGTCGAGGACTGGCGGACGATGCGGGAGAAGGTACTCGACGTCGTCACCGAGATCGGTGTGCGCGAGACCCCGCACAATCGTGAGGAAGTAAGCGAGGTCATCGATTTCCTGCGCTGGATTGAAGACAATCACTTTACCTTCCTCGGGTATCGCGAGCTGGACTATGTCGGCAGCGGCAAGAGCGCGCATATGGAGGTTGTCACCGGCTCCGGCCTCGGCATCCTGCGTAAACCGGAGACCAGCGTATTCGGTGGCTTACGGGATTTCGGCAAACTTCCCGAGGATGTAAGACGTTTCCTGACCAGCCCAGACCTGCTGCTGATCATGAAGGCGAACCGGAAGGCCCGGGTCCATCGCCCTGTCTATATGGACACGATCATCGTCAAGAAGATCGACAAGACGGGCAAGGTCACCGGCGAGCACCGGTTCATCGGTCTCTTCACGTCTGTCGCCTACAATCAGAGTCCCGGCGAAATTCCGATGCTGCGGCAAAAGGTGCAGCGGATCGTCTCCCGAGGAGGTTTCGCGCAGGAGAGTCATGACGGCAAGGCTCTGATCAACATCCTTGAGACCTATCCGCGCGATGAGCTGTTTCAGGCCAGCGAGGATGCCTTGCTGACCACGTCAATCGGGGTTCTGCACTTGCAGGAGCGGCAGAAAACCGCGCTCTTCGTGCGTTCCGATCCGTTCGAACGATTCGTTTCTGTAATATTATTTGTCCCACGCGATCATTACACGACCCAGATCAGGGAACGGTTCGCAGACATTCTCGCGCAGGCCTTCAAGGGCCATGTTGCGGCTTTCTATACACAGATGTCCGAATCCGTCCTCGCGCGCCTTCAATTCATTATCGCAACGGAACGGGGGGCGGTTCCCGAAGTCGACGTCGAGGAACTTGAGCGTCGCCTTGCGGATGCCGCCCGGTCCTGGTCCGACAAGCTCCATCAGGCCCTGATCGAAGCAAAGGGCGAGGAGCAGGGCAACGCGCTGCACCGTCGATACCAGGACGCCTTTCCCTCTTCTTACCGTGAAACATATTCCGCCCAAGGCGCGATTTTCGACATTGAGCGGATCGAGGAAACCATGGCGGACGGAAGTCTCGCCATGAATCTCTTCCGCCCCATCGGATCTGAAGAGACCCAGCTCTACCTCAAGTTTTTCCACATCGACACGCCGGTGCCGCTCTCCGACGTCATGCCGATGATCGAAAATATGGGTGTCCGCGTCCTGAGCGAGCATCCTTATGAAGTCGTCTCCAAGGACCTCTCCAACGCTGTCTGGATCCACGATTTCGAGATGCAGCTCCGCAGCGGGCAAAGCGTCGATATCGAGGCCATGCGCCAACCGTTCCATGACGCCTTCGAAGCCGTCTGGACCGGCAAGATGGAGAATGACGGGTTCAACATCCTCATTCTGCAGGCCGGCCTGACATGGCGCGAGGTCGCCATGTTGCGGGCCTACGCGAAATATCTGCGTCAGGCAGCTTTCACGTTCTCCCAAACCTATATGGAAGAGACGCTGGCGGAAAACGCGTCCATTGCAAAGCTGCTGGCCCGTCTGTTCGACGTCCGGTTCAATCCGGCAGTGGAAGAAGCCAAACGTGCCACTACAACGAGCGAGATCCTGGCCGAGATCGAGGCGGCACTCGACAATGTCGCCAATCTCGATCAGGACCGGATAATCCAGCGCTATCTCAACCTGATCCTGTCAACGATGCGGACCAACTATTACCAGCCTGGCGCAGACGGGAACCCGAAGCCCTACATTTCGTTCAAGCTGGACAGCCAGGCCATCGAGGATCTGCCGCTACCGCGTCCTCTAGTCGAAATCTGGGTGTTCTCGCCCCGCACCGAGGCCGTGCATCTGCGCGGCGGCCGGGTGGCCCGCGGCGGTATTCGCTGGTCGGACCGCAGGGAGGATTTCCGGACCGAGATTCTCGGCTTGATGAAGGCACAACAGGTGAAGAATGCCGTCATCGTTCCCGTCGGCTCAAAGGGCGGATTCGTGGTCAAGCGCCCACCGGCGGACGGCACCCGCGAGGCCATGCAGGCCGAGGCGATCGAGTGCTACAAGACGATGATGCGCGGCATGCTTGATATCACCGACAATATCTCCGGCACCGATATCATTCCGCCGGAACATGTCGTCCGGCATGACGAAAACGATCCTTATCTCGTGGTCGCCGCCGACAAGGGCACCGCCACCTTCTCCGACATCGCCAACGGCGTCTCGCAGGAATATGGCTTTTGGCTCGATGACGCTTTCGCATCGGGCGGTTCCGCCGGATACGATCACAAGAAAATGGCCATCACGGCGCGCGGCGCGTGGGAATCGGTGAAGCGCCATTTCCGGGAAATCGGCATCAACATCCAGACCACGGACTTTTCCGTGATCGGTGTCGGCGACATGAGTGGTGACGTCTTCGGCAACGGCATGCTGCTGTCGAAGCACATCAAGCTGATCGGCGCCTTCAACCACATGCATATCTTCTTCGATCCCACCCCGGACGCAGCGAAGACCTGGACCGAGCGCCAGCGGCTGTTCGATATGCCGCGCAGCAGCTGGACCGATTACGACACCAAGCTGATTTCCAAGGGAGGCGGGATCTATCCGCGATCGCTGAAATCGATCGAGACCACGCCGGAGATGAAGTCCGTGCTCGGTATCAAGGCGGACAAGGTGACGCCGAACGACCTGATCCGGGCGATGCTGATGGCCCAGGTCGACCTGCTCTGGTTTGGCGGGATCGGCACCTACATCAAGGAGAGCAGGGAAACCAACGCCGACGCCGGCGACCGGGCAAACGACTCGCTGCGCATCGACGCCAAGGAGATTGGCGCGAAAGTCGTCGGCGAAGGCGCAAATCTCGGTGTCACGCAGCGTGCGCGCATCGAATATGCGCTGGGCGGCGGGCGGATCAACACCGACGCCATCGACAATTCTGCCGGTGTCGACTGCTCGGATCACGAGGTTAATATCAAGATCCTGCTCGGCGCAGTCGTCACGGATGGCGATATGACCCGAAAGCAGCGGGACAAGCTGCTTGAGGAAATGACCGACGAGGTCGCGACCCTGGTGCTCAAGGATAATTACGATCAGAGCCAGGCCCTGACCATGGCGGTCACAGAAGGTACCGCTCTACTCGACGCCGAAACCCGGCTGATCCGGGAGCTGGAGCGCAGTCACCTGAAGCTGAACCGGGCGGTCGAATTCCTGCCCGACGACGAAACGCTGTCGGAACGCATGGCGGACGGACAGGGCCTGACCAGACCGGAACTCGCTGTCCTGTTGGCCTATGCGAAGATGGAGCTATACGACGAGATCCTGCCCTCCGATCTTCCGGACGACCCGATGCTGGCAGAGGATCTGATCCGGTATTTCCCGGCCCGCCTGCACGGCAAGATGAACGACACGATCCGCAGCCACCGGCTGAAGCGCGAGATTATCGCGACATATGTCGCCAACAGCATGATCAACCGGGTCGGCGCCACTTTCGTCAACGCGGTACGCGAGCAGACCGGCGATGCATCACCAGATATTGCCCGGGCCTACACCGTCGCCCGGGACGTGTTCGGCATCCGCCGCCTCTGGTCTGCGGTCGAGGATCTCGACAACAAGGTTCCCGCAGTCGTGCAAACCGAGATGCTGCAGGATATCAAACGCCTGGTGGAACGGGCTGCGGTCTGGTTCCTGCGAAGCGAGCGCCGGCCGCTTGATCTCCAGGCTCTGACAGGAACTTATCTCGACGGCGTCGCCGAACTGACGGCGGAGCTCGACACGGTATTGACCGACTCCCATCGCGAAGCTGTCCAGAAGAAAGCGGCGGAGCACGAGGCCGCCGGGGTGCCGAAGGAACTGGCCCGTGGCGTTGCCAGTGCCGATATCCTGATTTCCGGCTGCGACATCGTCCGGCTGTCCGGCCAGACCGGGGAAAGCGTGCTGCAGGTGGCGGAAGTCTATTTCGCGGTCGGGCATGAATTCTCGCTCGACTGGCTGCGGGAGCGTGCCGATCACGTGGTTGCAGAGTCGCACTGGCAGAAGATGGCCGTGGCCGCCATCGTCGACGATTTCTATAGTCACCAGTTCCAGCTTGCCCAGAACGTCCTGGCGGAACGCAGCAATGGAAAGAGCAAGAAGGCGTCGGCCGAGGCTCTCATCGAAAAATGGTCGGATACACGCGGCGATGCGTCAGCCCGGATGGATCGGCTGCTGGCTGACTTGCGGGCTGCCGACGGCGTCGATCTATCCATGCTGGCTGTAGCGAACGGCCAGTTCCGCTCGTTGCTCGCACACTAACCTCGGCGGATCGGTCTTCGTGGAATCCGGTCAACCCTCCGGCCCCGGATATCCGGGTCGGCGCGCAGCACTCTCCTGGTGCCTGTTCGATTGGGCGAATTCCCCTCTGCCGACGGTGATCATCACCTTCGTCTTTTCAGCCTATTTTGCACGCGGTGTGGTCGGAGATGAGGTCGCGGGCACCGTGCTCTGGAGCCAGGCCCTGACTATCGCGGGTCTGACCGTCGCCGTGCTGGCACCGATACTGGGGGCCATTGCGGACCAGACCGGGCCGAAAAAACCATGGCTGGCCGGCTTTTCCGCAATTGGCATCCTGGCCGCCGGGGCACTCTGGTTCGTCCATCCGGACCCGGCGGATACGATGCTTGCCCTGATCGCCGTGGGGCTGGTGCTGATCGGCACCGAGTTCGCCAATATTTTCTACAACGCCATGCTGGCCCGCGTCGCATCGCCAGAGCGGCTCGGCCGGGTCGGCGGCTGGGGTTGGGCGCTCGGCTATCTCGGCGCTATCGTCTGCCTGCTGATCGCCCTTCTGGGGTTCGTTCAGGCCGAGACACCGCCCTTCGGGCTGGACAAGGCAGAGGCGGAGCATGTCCGGGCAACCGCCCTGCTGGCGGCCGCCTGGTTCGTGATCTTTTCCATTCCGCTGCTGAAATACGTGCCGGACGATGAGCGGCAAGCTCTGTCCGTTCCCGCCGCCGCGCGTGCGGGGCTGAAAAGCCTCTGGCAGACCATCCGATCACTCCGGGAAGATCGTGATCTCTGGGTCTTCCTGATTGCCCGCATGCTCTATGCCGACGGCCTCGCCACCCTGTTCCAGTTTGGCGGCCTTTATGCCGCCGGCACCTTCGGGATGAGCTTTGCTGAAATCATCCAGTTCGGCATTGCCCTCAACGTCACGGCCGGAATCGGCGCTTTCGGCTTTGCCTGGGTCGATGACCGGATAGGCGCCAAGCCGACCATCGCTATTTCGCTGGTCGGCCTGATCAGTTTCGGGTTTGCCGTGTTGCTTGTCGAGGACGTCGCCTGGTTCTGGGTATTCGCCCTGGCCCTCGGCATCTTCGTCGGCCCGTCCCAGTCGGCGAGCCGGACCCTGCTGACCCGCATGGCCCCGGCAGAGAAACGCACGCAGGTCTTCGGTCTCTATGCGTTGTCTGGAAAAGCCACGAGCTTCCTAGGACCAGCCCTGCTCGGCTGGGCCACACTCACCTTCGACAGTCAGCGCGCGGGCATGGCGACAATTCTCGGCTTCTGGATCGTCGGCCTTGCCCTGCTTGCGTTGGTCAGGCCCGCATCTCCGCGCGCACCTGCTGCCTGAAGACGTCGATCGACACGGGGTTACCACCGCGCTCAACGTGCCAGAAGGTCCAGCCGTTGCAGGCCGGCGCCCCCTGTACCGCCGCGCCGACGGAATGGATCGAGCCCTTGGCACTATCCGAGACCAGCGAGCCGTCCGGACGCACCTTGGCGAACCAGCGGCGGCGCTGGTCGAACAGAACCTCGCCCGGGTTGAGCATGCCGCGCTCGACGATATTGCCGAACGGCACGCGCGGTTCGGTCCGCTTGGTCTCTACCGCCAGAAGACTGTCATCCTCGATCCGCTTGACCGCAGCGATGCGGTCCATGGCGATCTCGGCATATGTCTGCTCGCGCTCAAGCCCTATAAAATGCCGCCCCAGCTTCTTTGCAACCGCGCCGGTGGTGCCTGAGCCAAAGAAAGGATCGAGCACCACGTCGCCCGGCTTGGAGGTCGACAAAAGCACGCGCGACAGCAGGCTTTCCGGTTTCTGCGTCGGGTGTGCCTTGCGGCCATCCACCTTGATACGCTCTGCTCCGGTACAAAGAGGCAGGTGCCAGTCGCTGCGCATCTGCTGGTCTTCGTTGAAGGCCTTCATGGCATCGTAGTTAAACGTATACCGCTTGCTGTCCTCGCTCTTCGAACACCAGAGCAATGTCTCATGCGCGTTGGTGAAACGGCGCCCGCGGAAATTCGGCATCGGGTTGGTCTTGCGCCAGATGACGTCGTTCAGGATCCAGAAGCCGAGATCCTGCAGGACCGAGCCGACCCGGTAGATATTGTGATAGCTGCCGATGACCCAGAGCCCGCCATCGTCCTTCAGGACGCGGCGCACCGCCGTGAGCCAGTCGCGGGAGAACTGGTCATAGGTCTGGAATGTATCGAACTTGTCCCAGTCATTGTCGACCGCATCGACAATTGAGTTGTTGGGTCTGAGAAGCTCGCCCTGAAGCTGGAGATTATAGGGTGGATCTGCAAACACCAAATCCACCGATTTCTCCGGCAGTTTATTGATCAATTCAATGCAGTCGCCGACCAAAATCTGGTCCAGCGGCAGCGTGTCTTGCGCCGTCATATCGTCCGTCCGTGCCAGGAAAGATGGCTGGAGTCTCCGGTATCCGGCGAATCGCGTCAAGGCGTCGGTTTCTTTTTACTAAATAGAGTCAAATACTTACAAGGCAAACACAAGATATGGTGTGAAGAAGAGTGCTGACTTCAGGTCAGAGTGTGTCGCCATCGGCGAGAAGTGCTTCGCGGACCGGCCGGAAGGACCGCCGGTGATGATCCGTGACACCGTGCGCGGCGATGCCCGCCAGATGCTCGGCCGTGCCGTATCCGGCATTACGCTCCCAGCCGTATCCGGGATGGACCTCCGCCAGCGCACACATGGCATTGTCCCGATGCACCTTGGCGATGATCGAGGCGGCCGCGATGCTGAGCGATTTAAGATCGCCCTTCACCACCGCACGGGCCGGAACAGGGACAGGCGGCAAGCGATTGCCGTCGATCAGGTATAGATCCGGAGTTTTATCGAGACGCTGGGACAGAGCAGCAGCCGCCCGTCCCATCGCAACGTAAGTTGCCTGCAAAATGTTGATGCGGTCGATCTCCTCGACCTCGGCGACGCCGATGCCATACGGGATCCGACCAACAAGCGCCTCGGCAATCAGCTCGCGCTTGGCCGCACTCAGCTTTTTGGAGTCCGTGACGTCCCTGAAAAAGGGTTCATTGTGCAAGGCAAAAGGGATATGCACTGCCGCCGCCATAACAGGCCCAGCGAGCGGCCCGCGCCCGACCTCGTCAATCCCGACAATCACGGCACCCTGGTCAGCACCGGCTTCGATTTCCAGACTGAAATCAGACAAATAACTCATTCCTGAGGTACAAAACAGGGATCGGACCCTACCTGAATTTCCGTTTGATACCAAGTCACTACGCGGTCATTCCGGGGAGGGCAGCACCGGGTCTGCCGTCGTTTCGCATCCGGCCCTACGAAATAGTCCTCCCGGGCGCTACACCTAGCTACCGCCAGGAAGTAAACCACGAAATATTGTATCCATGACATGGTTCTGCTTGCGGCGGCACGGCAAGACAACGACCTAATTCAGCCGAAAGCCCGAAAACGGGCGCTGCTGCAAGGTTACGCCGATGCTCGAAGACTGGATCGCCGGGTTTGTCATTTTCGCCCTCACCCTCAGCCTGACACCCGGGCCGAACAACACGCTCTTCACGGCGTCCGGGGTCAATTTCGGAATCTCCCGCACAGTGCCCCACATCCTCGGCGTTGCCGTTGGATTCCCGGCCATGCTTGCCGCCGTGGCGCTCGGCCTCTGGTCGCTGCTGAGCGCTGTTCCGGGACTGCTGGAAGCCCTGCGCTACGTTTCCATCGCCATCCTCATCTATCTCGCCTGGAGGATCGCTGGCGGAGCCGCCGGGAAAATCGGCCGCCCGGAGCGGCCCATGCGGTTCTACGAGGCTGCCGCCTTCCAGTGGGTGAACCCCAAGGCCTGGCTGATCTCGGCCAGTGCCATGACGACCTTCAGCGGTGTGGCTGCCAACGGCTCTCCGGACATCACCTCCCGGCTGCCTCTGATGTGCGCGCTGTTCTTTGCCATCGTGATTCTCTCCGGCTTCACCTGGGCCGGGATCGGCGCCGGTCTTTCGCGCTGGCTGCAGGACGGCATCCGGCTCAGGATCGCGAATAGTGTGCTCGCCCTGCTGCTGCTCTCGTCCCTGTTTCTGGCCTGATTAAAGCAGGCTGAGCTGGTCGCCTGCGCGCGGCGGGACCACGAACCTGTCCATGCGCAGGGACGGGAATGACCCAGCCAGCCCCACGCGTTTCTTCGCCACCTCGAAGCGGCGGTGAATCAGGGCAGCGTAAGGCCCACTGCCGCGCATCCGCTCGCCCCACTCCGCCCGGTAAAGGTCCCCGTCACGGGTCTGGCGGATCAGCGAATAGACCCTGTCCGCCCGGTCCGGAAAGTGCTGCTCCAGCCATTCCCGAAACTGTTCCTTGATCTCATGCGGCAGCCTCAGAAGGATATGGCCGACGCCGCGTGCACCGGCTTCCGCCGATGCCTCCACCAGCGCCTCAATTTCCCCGTCATTGATCGCCGGAATAATCGGCGCCGCCAGGACATGAACCGGAATGCCTTCCGATTTAAGCGCATGCACCACGTCCAGCCGCCGTCCCGGCGTTGCCGCCCTCGGCTCCATGATGCGGGCAAGGTGCCGATCGAGTGTCGTGATGCTGATCGCCACGGACACCAACCCGCGCGCCGCCATCGGCGCAAGAATGTCGATATCGCGGGTGACCAGCGCCGACTTGGTGACAATCGAAAGCGGGTGGCCAAAATCGGACAGGACCTGCAGCACCTCGCGGGTGATCCTGTGCTCTTTCTCGATCGGCTGATAGGGGTCGGTATTGGTCCCGAGCGCCATCACGTCCGGCTTGTAGCCGGGCTTTCTCAGCGCGTCGTCGAGCAGGGTCGCGGCATCCGGTTTCGCCAGCAGCTTTGTTTCAAAATCGAGCCCCGGCGAATAGCCGAGATAGGCATGGGTTGGCCGGGCAAAGCAGTAGATGCAGCCATGCTCGCAGCCACGATAGGGATTGATCGAGCGGTCGAACGGAATATCGGGGGATTTGTTCCGGGCAATGATCGTGCGGGATGCATCGATCCCGACCTCGGTCCGTGGCCGGGCATCCAGGTCAGGAAAATCGGCGGAAGCACCCTGGAACGGATTATCTCCGGGCCAGCCGCCAATGACCCGCTGGCGCTGTTCCTGCTCGAACCGGCCGCTGACATTGCTGACCGCACCACGCCCCTTGTGCGGAGAACGCTGGATAATGTCCGGGTCCGGTGCATCCGGTAGATGAAAATCGGGATCGACCATGGCCGGATGATAAATCCAGCAATGGAACAAAACAAGAACAATCAGTTTTCCGAGGGTGGCTCGTCACTTTCCATACGATGCCGGTCGAGCCGTTCCGATGCCTGATCGCGACGCGCGGAGGCGGCTTCGTCTCCGACCCGCTGTTCTTTCGTGCGACCGAATTTCAGTCTGTTGTCGGCAGCTTTCTCTCCGGCGGCCTCACGGGTCTTCCGCTTGCGCGCCTGCCGCAGATTGACGATCTTGCCACTCATTCGGCCCTCCTCACCGCACACATTATGGCGGCCTAGTCCAGCACCAGCTTATCCGGCCCCCGCCATTCCCGGCGCACTCGTTCCATGGTCTCCGGCCGCGCCATCCGGCGCAAGCGATCCACCACACCTGACAGCATCTTGTCACGCTGGCTCGCATCGCCGCTGTGCGACACCAGACCCTCGTTCTCGGCGTACCAACGGCAGCCCCATGTCGTGGTCCGCAGCCAGGTCAGGCGACGGAATGGCAGGAACCAGGGCTCCAGCACGCGCGCAAGCGACGGCGGCACCGCTGTCCGATAGGTATCGTAGAAATCCGCGACATCCTCATTGCTGGGCTCTCCACTCACGTCCGGGTCCCAGGTAACGGAGGTATAGAGGCTGGCATGCGCGAGATCGATTGCCGGAGATCCGTACTGGGTCTTCTCCATATCGACGAAGATCGCGCGGCCATCCTTCTGAACGACGTAGTTGCCGGGATGCGTATCGGTCAGAACAAGGGCCGGTGGCAAGGGCGCCCTGCCATGCTCGGCCGCGAAATCACGGGCCCATTTGCGTTCTTCATCGAGAATGGCGCGTGCCTGCCGGTCCTGCACCAGGGCCGGGATGTAATCCGCCTGATCCTCGATCAGACTGACGAGTGCCTCCACCGGGCGCGCCGTCCAGGCGAGCGGAGCCGGATCGTCCGGCGTCGGCAAACGGTGCACGCTGGCCAGAGTCTCGGCAATCTGCAGCAGGTCCTTCGAAAGATCCACCGCCCGGCCCTCGACCGCATCGACGATCAGCGCACCGTTCGGTAGCCGCGGGCTCGGATCGAGATGGCCGTGAAGAACTGGCGTATGGCGGCTTGGGCCGGCACGCCGGAAGCATTCCGCCTGCAGGGACAGCGCATCCTCCGGGGTCACGTCGCGCCGAACCAGGC contains these protein-coding regions:
- a CDS encoding DUF4169 family protein; translated protein: MSGKIVNLRQARKRKTREAAGEKAADNRLKFGRTKEQRVGDEAASARRDQASERLDRHRMESDEPPSEN
- a CDS encoding aminoglycoside phosphotransferase family protein, which produces MTTDPDLRNLHAELMKLKTFPMLALEDLIRLPARGLTHDHVLLGERSWKGKRLLARVPRLVRRDVTPEDALSLQAECFRRAGPSRHTPVLHGHLDPSPRLPNGALIVDAVEGRAVDLSKDLLQIAETLASVHRLPTPDDPAPLAWTARPVEALVSLIEDQADYIPALVQDRQARAILDEERKWARDFAAEHGRAPLPPALVLTDTHPGNYVVQKDGRAIFVDMEKTQYGSPAIDLAHASLYTSVTWDPDVSGEPSNEDVADFYDTYRTAVPPSLARVLEPWFLPFRRLTWLRTTTWGCRWYAENEGLVSHSGDASQRDKMLSGVVDRLRRMARPETMERVRREWRGPDKLVLD
- a CDS encoding PA0069 family radical SAM protein — protein: MVDPDFHLPDAPDPDIIQRSPHKGRGAVSNVSGRFEQEQRQRVIGGWPGDNPFQGASADFPDLDARPRTEVGIDASRTIIARNKSPDIPFDRSINPYRGCEHGCIYCFARPTHAYLGYSPGLDFETKLLAKPDAATLLDDALRKPGYKPDVMALGTNTDPYQPIEKEHRITREVLQVLSDFGHPLSIVTKSALVTRDIDILAPMAARGLVSVAISITTLDRHLARIMEPRAATPGRRLDVVHALKSEGIPVHVLAAPIIPAINDGEIEALVEASAEAGARGVGHILLRLPHEIKEQFREWLEQHFPDRADRVYSLIRQTRDGDLYRAEWGERMRGSGPYAALIHRRFEVAKKRVGLAGSFPSLRMDRFVVPPRAGDQLSLL
- a CDS encoding LysE family translocator yields the protein MLEDWIAGFVIFALTLSLTPGPNNTLFTASGVNFGISRTVPHILGVAVGFPAMLAAVALGLWSLLSAVPGLLEALRYVSIAILIYLAWRIAGGAAGKIGRPERPMRFYEAAAFQWVNPKAWLISASAMTTFSGVAANGSPDITSRLPLMCALFFAIVILSGFTWAGIGAGLSRWLQDGIRLRIANSVLALLLLSSLFLA
- a CDS encoding ribonuclease HII, which translates into the protein MSDFSLEIEAGADQGAVIVGIDEVGRGPLAGPVMAAAVHIPFALHNEPFFRDVTDSKKLSAAKRELIAEALVGRIPYGIGVAEVEEIDRINILQATYVAMGRAAAALSQRLDKTPDLYLIDGNRLPPVPVPARAVVKGDLKSLSIAAASIIAKVHRDNAMCALAEVHPGYGWERNAGYGTAEHLAGIAAHGVTDHHRRSFRPVREALLADGDTL